The following proteins are co-located in the Chryseobacterium daecheongense genome:
- a CDS encoding CatB-related O-acetyltransferase — protein MIFYIVKFFLKIFYDPVLLGIYTYRWKKINKHNFTYPVVIFPLEKVLVGNNTYGPLEVYSYTRKKDEFLCIGSFCSIAKGVKFILGGNHFSNFISTYPFKSFFLNEEEAFSKGDIILEDDVWIGTDCLILSGVKLGQGCVVAAGSIVTKSFPPYSVIGGNPAKIIKKRFNDEIIEKLLKLDFNSLTDDFIKKNIDIFYSEDINKNLSLLKNV, from the coding sequence ATGATTTTTTATATTGTAAAGTTTTTTTTAAAAATTTTTTATGATCCTGTATTATTAGGAATCTATACTTATCGATGGAAGAAAATTAACAAGCATAATTTTACTTATCCTGTTGTTATTTTTCCCTTAGAAAAGGTTCTGGTAGGTAATAATACATATGGACCATTAGAAGTATATAGTTATACTCGGAAAAAAGATGAATTTTTATGTATAGGCTCTTTTTGCTCCATAGCCAAAGGTGTTAAATTTATTCTAGGCGGAAATCATTTTTCTAACTTTATATCGACATATCCATTTAAATCTTTTTTTCTAAATGAAGAAGAAGCTTTTTCTAAAGGTGACATTATTCTGGAAGATGATGTTTGGATAGGAACAGATTGTTTAATTTTATCTGGAGTAAAACTAGGTCAGGGGTGCGTGGTGGCTGCCGGATCTATTGTCACAAAATCTTTTCCTCCATATTCAGTGATTGGCGGAAATCCCGCAAAAATAATTAAAAAAAGATTTAATGATGAGATTATTGAAAAGCTATTGAAATTAGACTTTAATAGTCTTACTGACGATTTTATAAAGAAAAATATTGATATTTTTTATAGTGAAGACATAAATAAAAACCTATCATTACTAAAAAATGTATAA
- a CDS encoding lipopolysaccharide biosynthesis protein codes for MISNNKLYKGLVWSTVDKFLIVGVQILIEIVLARFVSPREYGIMGMLLIIISLSQVFVDSGLGSALIFNKNRNEKDFSTAFYASIMIGVITYLFIFILAPYIATFFKTNITLYIRIISFTIIISSISVIYKTRLNINLDFKSQAKFSFFAIFISGIIGIGMAVSNFGLWSLITQNILFNLLTLVFLIINLKWYPKEKFSFQTFKNLFQYSSKLLYAGIFNSIYINLNSLFLGKFFPAKELGYYTKSYQFTIFPASIFTNVIQRVLFPYYVGLQTDKSKLFQNTLLFNKIIFTVMMPLLSIVIIYAHQIIIFSLSKDWENMVLPFQILLGSIIFYPLIVLNMNVFQVLGKTNNFFWIEVGTKVIGIVILLLLYSYGINGICLGIFIQFFIQYIITSYFVSNITRQSFFKSLNIILYLILGLIILFGVLQIMEISSSLLFNSILPISVFLIFYSLFYYIIFRRELVIVYSKFLKR; via the coding sequence ATGATCTCTAACAATAAACTTTACAAAGGGTTAGTTTGGAGTACAGTAGATAAATTTCTTATTGTAGGGGTACAGATTCTAATTGAAATTGTACTAGCTAGATTTGTAAGTCCAAGAGAATATGGTATTATGGGGATGTTATTGATAATTATATCATTATCCCAGGTATTTGTTGATAGTGGGTTGGGAAGCGCATTGATTTTTAATAAAAATAGAAATGAAAAAGACTTTTCCACAGCCTTTTATGCATCAATAATGATAGGAGTGATTACATATTTATTTATTTTTATATTGGCTCCATATATAGCTACTTTTTTTAAAACTAACATTACACTGTACATAAGAATAATTTCTTTTACTATTATTATTAGTAGTATTTCTGTTATTTATAAAACTAGGCTTAATATAAATCTTGATTTTAAATCACAGGCTAAATTTTCCTTTTTTGCTATTTTTATTTCTGGTATTATTGGAATTGGAATGGCAGTAAGTAATTTTGGATTGTGGTCTTTGATCACACAGAATATACTGTTTAATCTGTTAACACTCGTTTTTCTAATTATTAACTTAAAATGGTATCCAAAGGAGAAATTTTCATTTCAAACATTTAAAAATCTTTTTCAATACAGTTCAAAATTACTATATGCAGGTATTTTTAATTCTATTTATATTAATTTGAATTCACTTTTTTTAGGGAAATTCTTTCCTGCAAAAGAATTGGGATATTACACAAAAAGTTATCAATTTACAATATTTCCTGCTTCTATTTTTACAAATGTTATCCAGAGAGTTTTGTTTCCCTACTATGTGGGACTTCAAACAGATAAATCAAAACTTTTCCAGAACACTTTACTGTTTAATAAAATAATATTTACAGTGATGATGCCTTTGCTAAGTATAGTCATAATTTATGCACATCAAATTATTATTTTTTCTTTATCCAAGGATTGGGAAAACATGGTATTGCCTTTTCAGATTTTACTTGGTTCAATCATCTTTTATCCGCTTATTGTTCTAAATATGAATGTTTTTCAAGTATTAGGTAAGACAAATAATTTTTTTTGGATAGAGGTTGGAACCAAAGTAATAGGTATTGTAATCCTTTTATTACTATATTCATATGGCATAAATGGTATTTGTCTGGGTATTTTTATTCAATTTTTCATTCAATATATCATTACGTCATATTTTGTCTCTAATATTACCAGACAAAGTTTTTTTAAAAGTCTAAACATTATTTTATATCTTATCTTAGGACTTATAATTCTTTTTGGTGTTTTGCAAATCATGGAAATCAGTAGCTCCTTATTGTTTAATAGTATACTACCGATATCAGTTTTTTTAATATTTTATAGTCTTTTTTACTATATCATATTTAGGAGGGAATTAGTTATTGTTTATAGCAAATTTTTAAAGAGATGA
- a CDS encoding polysaccharide biosynthesis tyrosine autokinase, with translation MDKNYSKETDLKDFILPYIYKWKYFAVIIALMLLFAVYYIKTTAPVYKIQNSVLIKDAKKMSSASGDFGVLQSLGALTNMGTNSIENELEIFKSRTIIEDVLKQHNFQITVFAKQKYYDLELYGQTNPYIFNVINEKGDGQDPEKPQKPIDIIVKGNQIVLSSKSWDNDIKGTFGRTISLPFANVIISKNPFYKAKSEINMERIYFSYNDFDKMVIDYRSALKVSLLDKDATVIGLSVEFPNKEKGQDFLNALVRQYNSYAINDKNSESKKTKDFIDERILLISKELGDVETEKQKFKSNNNIVDLGSEAKINLQLKEQTRAKALEFDTQLELNKILQNFLDRKNVSEVLPLNIGLDNEAAAKNIQEYNLLVMKRNKLLENATENNSVVKELDKQLNDLKGALSEGLRKNQTTLQIAKNNTLSEMGNSEHKISQIPFQEKLFRNIERQQQIKENLYLLLLQKREEAAITMAITAEKARVIDRAYVDKKLVAPRKTITLAIALLGGFLLAFSIIYLKILFNNKVSNRKDIEKISSRPIVSEIPHVANKKSEIIKLNDVTPIAEAFRILVTNLKFMLPKYDKAPVIMVTSSVKGEGKTFISVNFALALASSLKKVIVIGSDIRNPQLQRYHQESKNLKGLTEYLYGDIGKVEDIIFKSGFNENCDFIYSGSIPPNPVDLLQNSRYAELLEQLKEKYDYIVIDTAPLLLVTDSFLIAEHADATLYVVRSEVSKKDFIDFANKQIESESIKNVAFVLNDINKNNLGYSNQYGYGYHSDKKKWWHFKK, from the coding sequence ATGGATAAAAATTACAGTAAGGAAACTGATTTAAAAGATTTTATACTTCCATATATTTATAAATGGAAGTATTTTGCAGTAATTATTGCGTTAATGCTTCTTTTTGCTGTTTATTATATAAAAACTACAGCTCCAGTTTATAAAATTCAAAATTCGGTATTAATAAAAGATGCTAAGAAAATGTCATCGGCCTCCGGTGATTTCGGTGTTTTACAAAGTTTGGGAGCATTGACCAACATGGGAACTAATAGTATCGAAAATGAACTGGAAATTTTTAAATCTAGAACTATTATTGAAGATGTACTCAAACAGCATAATTTTCAAATAACAGTCTTTGCAAAGCAAAAATATTATGATCTGGAGCTATATGGTCAGACTAATCCATATATTTTTAATGTAATTAATGAAAAGGGGGATGGGCAAGATCCTGAGAAGCCTCAGAAGCCAATTGATATTATTGTTAAAGGCAATCAAATAGTGTTGTCCTCAAAGAGCTGGGACAATGACATAAAAGGAACTTTCGGAAGAACTATAAGTCTTCCATTTGCAAATGTGATAATTAGTAAAAATCCTTTTTATAAGGCAAAGTCAGAAATAAATATGGAAAGAATATATTTTTCATATAATGATTTTGATAAAATGGTTATTGATTACCGAAGTGCCTTAAAAGTTAGTCTATTAGACAAAGATGCAACTGTTATAGGTCTTTCAGTAGAATTTCCTAATAAGGAAAAAGGACAGGATTTTCTTAATGCTCTGGTTCGTCAATATAATAGTTATGCTATAAATGATAAAAATTCTGAATCAAAAAAGACTAAGGACTTTATAGACGAAAGAATATTATTGATTTCAAAAGAGTTGGGAGATGTAGAAACTGAAAAGCAAAAATTTAAATCAAATAATAATATAGTAGATTTAGGCAGTGAGGCAAAAATCAATCTTCAGCTTAAGGAACAAACCAGGGCTAAAGCTTTAGAATTTGATACTCAGCTTGAGTTAAACAAAATTTTACAAAACTTTCTTGATCGCAAAAATGTAAGTGAAGTATTGCCTTTAAACATAGGGTTAGATAACGAAGCGGCAGCAAAAAATATACAGGAGTATAATCTGCTTGTTATGAAAAGAAATAAGCTTTTGGAAAACGCTACTGAAAATAACTCAGTAGTAAAAGAGCTTGACAAGCAGTTGAATGATTTAAAGGGCGCGTTGAGTGAAGGATTGCGGAAAAATCAGACAACATTGCAAATCGCAAAAAATAATACTTTATCTGAAATGGGTAACTCTGAACATAAAATAAGTCAGATACCGTTTCAGGAAAAGCTTTTTAGAAATATTGAAAGGCAACAACAAATTAAAGAAAACTTATATTTATTGCTTTTACAAAAAAGAGAAGAAGCCGCAATTACTATGGCGATAACTGCCGAAAAGGCAAGGGTTATTGATAGAGCATATGTAGATAAAAAGTTGGTGGCCCCTAGAAAAACGATTACTCTTGCTATTGCTTTATTAGGCGGATTTTTATTAGCATTTTCAATTATTTATTTAAAGATTCTTTTTAATAATAAAGTATCTAATAGAAAAGATATTGAAAAAATATCTTCAAGGCCAATTGTATCTGAGATACCGCATGTTGCGAATAAAAAATCTGAAATTATTAAACTTAATGATGTAACACCTATTGCTGAAGCATTTAGAATTTTAGTTACTAATTTGAAATTTATGCTTCCAAAGTATGATAAAGCTCCGGTAATTATGGTTACTTCATCTGTGAAGGGTGAGGGTAAAACATTTATTAGTGTAAACTTTGCATTGGCACTGGCTTCATCACTTAAAAAAGTAATTGTAATAGGAAGTGATATCAGAAATCCTCAATTACAAAGATATCACCAAGAATCTAAAAATCTAAAAGGGTTAACAGAATATTTGTACGGAGATATTGGTAAGGTAGAAGATATTATTTTTAAAAGTGGATTTAATGAAAACTGTGACTTTATCTATTCAGGAAGTATTCCGCCGAATCCTGTGGATCTTTTACAAAATTCCAGATATGCTGAACTATTAGAACAACTTAAAGAAAAATATGATTATATTGTAATAGATACTGCACCTCTACTATTAGTAACAGATTCTTTTTTAATTGCAGAACATGCAGATGCAACTCTTTATGTCGTTAGATCAGAAGTTAGTAAAAAAGATTTTATAGATTTCGCAAATAAGCAGATTGAGAGTGAAAGTATTAAGAACGTTGCCTTTGTTCTAAATGATATTAATAAAAATAACCTTGGATATTCCAACCAATATGGCTATGGCTACCATAGTGATAAGAAGAAATGGTGGCACTTTAAAAAATGA
- a CDS encoding DUF3575 domain-containing protein — protein sequence MKSLIKKLCFISSLFLASVLNAQIEVKVNTLFAPIGIYNIAVEKPITNKISLQAEAFVSPWKSFAGRNLQIYMGTLEGRYYFGEKMKKWYIGTYVSMTAFNLQKWNYWNDKPVVDEFGNPEILSDGSVRVTGKYQKGISFIFGVSGGYHFTINDRWGLDLYAGIGTTQSFYKGYFKDNNQRYEGATKFNKSGELIPTRGGLMLTYKIK from the coding sequence ATGAAATCTCTGATTAAAAAACTATGCTTTATAAGCAGCTTATTTCTGGCATCTGTCCTGAATGCACAAATAGAAGTAAAAGTAAACACTCTTTTTGCTCCGATAGGTATCTACAATATTGCCGTTGAAAAGCCAATTACAAATAAGATTTCATTACAAGCCGAAGCGTTTGTTTCCCCATGGAAATCTTTTGCTGGAAGGAATCTGCAGATTTATATGGGAACTCTCGAAGGAAGATATTATTTTGGAGAAAAAATGAAAAAGTGGTATATAGGCACCTATGTTTCCATGACTGCATTTAATCTTCAAAAATGGAATTACTGGAATGATAAACCAGTAGTAGATGAATTTGGTAACCCCGAGATACTTTCAGATGGGAGTGTTCGAGTTACTGGAAAATATCAGAAAGGAATTTCTTTTATTTTTGGTGTAAGTGGAGGATATCATTTTACTATTAATGATCGTTGGGGTTTGGATCTGTATGCAGGAATAGGGACTACACAATCCTTCTATAAAGGATATTTTAAAGATAATAATCAGAGGTACGAAGGAGCAACCAAATTTAATAAAAGTGGAGAGCTGATTCCTACCCGGGGTGGTTTGATGTTGACTTATAAAATAAAATAG
- a CDS encoding sugar transferase produces MNPEIVKKYPIWKMLMDYSIAFFAVILLLPLFFLLVIIASIDTGFPGIFVQKRIGLNGEIFNVYKFRTLDPKTSRKSRIGLWLRKYKLDELPQLINILKGDMSLVGPRPDIPGYYDKLEGENRLVLLIKPGLTSEAGIKYRNEEQILAQQKNPLQYNDEILFPDKVKMNLDYYHHLSFKNDLYILLKTFSVLKT; encoded by the coding sequence ATGAATCCAGAGATTGTGAAAAAATACCCTATTTGGAAGATGTTGATGGACTACAGCATAGCTTTTTTTGCTGTCATTCTTTTATTACCTCTGTTTTTTTTATTAGTAATTATAGCTTCTATAGATACCGGTTTCCCTGGGATCTTTGTTCAGAAGCGAATAGGTTTGAATGGTGAAATTTTTAATGTCTACAAATTCAGAACATTGGATCCTAAAACATCTCGAAAATCAAGGATCGGCCTATGGCTGAGAAAATATAAACTGGATGAACTTCCTCAGTTGATTAATATTTTAAAAGGGGATATGTCTTTAGTTGGACCTCGCCCGGATATTCCCGGGTATTATGATAAACTTGAAGGAGAAAATCGCCTTGTTCTGCTTATTAAACCAGGGCTTACCAGTGAAGCAGGAATTAAATATCGGAATGAAGAACAAATACTTGCTCAGCAGAAAAATCCTTTACAATATAATGATGAGATTTTATTTCCGGATAAAGTAAAAATGAACCTTGATTACTATCATCATCTTTCCTTTAAAAATGACCTTTATATACTCCTCAAGACCTTTTCAGTACTCAAAACATAA
- a CDS encoding aminotransferase class I/II-fold pyridoxal phosphate-dependent enzyme, translating into MHDKIWLSPPHLSGNELEFIDDAFQKNWVTSIGNNIDEFENDLRSFLGGNIEVCALNSATSAIHLALMLLGVGNEDDVLTSTFSFVASANPIIYCNANPVFIDSEPETWNMCPVTLEEAIKDRLLQGKKIKAIIVVHLYGMPAKMDEILSIAEKYKIPVIEDAAESLGSRYKGKPCGGFGQFGIISFNGNKIITTSGGGTLICHSKEDKNKAIFLSTQARDDAPHYQHSSTGYNYRMSNIIAGIGRGQMKVLNNRIQARRDIHNFYTALFENIDGVDVFTEPNEDFYSNHWLSAITINSEKTGKTREDLRLALLNDNIESRPLWKPLHLQPVFSNFPYYGGQTAENLFNSGLCLPSGSNLSIEHKERIARVLKDFFKHS; encoded by the coding sequence ATGCACGATAAAATTTGGCTTTCCCCTCCTCATCTTTCAGGAAATGAATTGGAATTCATTGATGATGCTTTTCAGAAAAACTGGGTTACCTCAATAGGCAATAATATTGATGAATTTGAAAATGATCTAAGGAGCTTTCTTGGAGGCAATATTGAAGTTTGTGCCCTGAATTCTGCTACTTCAGCAATACATTTGGCTCTTATGCTTTTAGGGGTAGGTAATGAGGATGATGTTTTGACCTCAACTTTCTCTTTTGTTGCGTCAGCCAATCCGATTATCTATTGCAATGCCAATCCTGTTTTTATTGATAGCGAACCGGAAACATGGAATATGTGCCCTGTTACCTTGGAAGAGGCTATTAAAGACAGGCTTTTACAAGGAAAAAAAATCAAAGCTATTATTGTTGTACACCTTTATGGAATGCCTGCCAAAATGGATGAAATTTTATCTATTGCAGAAAAATATAAGATCCCGGTGATAGAAGATGCTGCGGAATCACTTGGATCCAGATATAAAGGTAAGCCTTGTGGTGGTTTTGGTCAATTTGGTATCATATCCTTTAATGGGAATAAAATTATTACAACATCTGGTGGTGGGACATTGATATGCCATTCTAAAGAAGATAAAAATAAAGCGATATTTTTGTCTACACAAGCCCGAGATGATGCTCCTCATTATCAGCATTCGAGTACAGGATATAATTATAGAATGAGTAATATTATTGCAGGAATAGGACGTGGACAAATGAAAGTTCTAAATAATAGGATTCAGGCCAGAAGAGATATCCATAATTTTTATACTGCTCTATTTGAAAATATAGACGGAGTTGATGTTTTTACAGAACCTAATGAAGATTTCTACTCGAATCATTGGCTATCTGCAATCACAATAAATTCTGAAAAAACGGGAAAAACAAGAGAGGATTTACGTCTCGCTCTTCTTAATGATAATATAGAATCAAGACCGCTCTGGAAGCCTTTGCATTTACAGCCTGTCTTTTCAAACTTTCCATATTATGGAGGACAAACAGCTGAGAACCTCTTTAATTCGGGGCTTTGTTTACCTTCCGGATCTAATCTTTCCATTGAGCATAAAGAAAGGATTGCTAGAGTTTTAAAAGATTTTTTCAAGCACAGTTGA
- a CDS encoding sugar transferase, protein MIRVLDFLFSFFGILFLWPIGVILYIIGLFDTGSPIFFQERVGKQKRPFKLMKFRTMHVNTKSVATHLSSTSSVTKFGGFLRKSKLDELPQLINVLKGDMSLVGPRPNLFNQTDLIEERDKRGVYNFLPGITGLAQINEIDMSTPVELAEKDAEMLKNLTVSDYLKYIFATVGGKGQGDRIKK, encoded by the coding sequence ATGATACGCGTACTTGATTTCTTATTCTCTTTTTTTGGAATTCTATTCTTATGGCCAATAGGAGTAATATTGTATATTATCGGTTTATTTGACACCGGCTCTCCTATATTCTTCCAGGAAAGAGTGGGGAAGCAAAAAAGGCCATTTAAATTAATGAAGTTCAGAACGATGCATGTGAATACAAAATCTGTAGCAACGCATCTTTCAAGTACATCTTCTGTAACTAAATTCGGAGGATTTTTACGTAAGTCTAAGCTGGATGAACTTCCTCAGCTTATTAATGTTTTAAAAGGGGATATGAGTCTTGTAGGTCCTCGACCTAACCTTTTTAATCAAACAGATTTGATTGAAGAGAGAGATAAAAGAGGGGTTTATAATTTCCTTCCTGGGATCACAGGTCTGGCTCAAATCAACGAAATTGATATGTCAACACCGGTTGAATTGGCAGAAAAAGACGCTGAAATGCTTAAAAATCTAACGGTATCGGATTACTTAAAATATATTTTTGCCACAGTTGGTGGAAAAGGTCAGGGAGACAGAATCAAAAAATAA
- a CDS encoding NAD-dependent epimerase/dehydratase family protein yields the protein MNITITGASGFVGKNLSTFLESKDHHVTSLSLRNENWRNEFPMHGDAIIHLAGKAHDTSNTSDDQEYYKINRDLTIELFNKFLNSEIKEFFYFSSVKAVADRVDHVLTEEAEANPYTPYGKSKKEAEEYIFNQSLPEGKKVYIIRPCMIHGPGNKGNLNLLYKVVKRGLPWPLAAFGNKRSFLSIDNLNFLVNEILMNKNVSSGIYNFADDDAISTNDLIRTINSAVNKKAKLWSISKTMIEGMAKLGDKLHLPLNSERLKKLTESYVVSNQKIKTELKIKSLPVTVQEGLTKTIQSFNI from the coding sequence GTAGGTAAAAATCTTTCAACGTTCTTAGAATCAAAGGACCATCATGTTACTTCCTTATCTCTCCGAAATGAAAATTGGAGAAATGAATTTCCTATGCATGGTGATGCAATAATCCATCTCGCAGGGAAGGCACATGATACATCCAACACTTCTGATGACCAGGAGTATTATAAAATAAACAGGGATCTGACAATTGAATTATTTAACAAATTCTTAAACTCAGAAATTAAAGAGTTTTTTTACTTTAGCTCAGTAAAAGCTGTAGCAGATAGAGTAGATCATGTTTTAACTGAAGAAGCTGAAGCAAACCCTTATACTCCATACGGGAAATCCAAGAAAGAAGCTGAAGAATATATTTTTAATCAATCTTTACCAGAAGGCAAAAAAGTATATATCATTCGTCCATGTATGATCCACGGTCCCGGAAATAAGGGGAATCTGAATTTATTGTATAAAGTGGTGAAAAGAGGATTGCCATGGCCTTTAGCTGCATTTGGGAATAAGAGGTCCTTTTTAAGTATTGATAACCTCAACTTCCTTGTCAATGAAATCCTCATGAATAAAAATGTATCCTCAGGGATCTATAATTTCGCAGATGATGATGCTATATCGACAAATGATCTCATCAGGACAATTAATTCTGCAGTAAATAAAAAAGCAAAGTTGTGGAGTATATCTAAAACAATGATTGAAGGAATGGCTAAATTGGGGGACAAATTACATTTACCCCTAAATTCAGAACGCTTAAAAAAGCTCACAGAATCTTATGTCGTTTCCAATCAGAAGATAAAAACAGAGCTGAAAATTAAATCTTTGCCTGTAACAGTTCAGGAGGGATTAACAAAGACCATTCAAAGTTTTAATATTTAA